A genomic segment from Candidatus Saganbacteria bacterium encodes:
- a CDS encoding nucleotidyl transferase AbiEii/AbiGii toxin family protein, which translates to MLTYEALLEYAKNKGMPTNKIRGILREYIQTLILKHLYRHPLGKRSYFLGGTYLRFVHGFKRFSEDLDFNGEKFKKNEFVDMAHYVQSEFERENLNSGVDFDHRGNLLTAKFTFNRELQSAYQLIDARGQLMVKVEIHQPSWELKTNEVVVNNFGEMFPIFTMTDGYIFCEKMLALSTHRRGRHVYDLIMMLSKKFPVDDYILREKKVNISPREFLKEIIFAIPDKELEKMANSLRPFLFEEKEAEYVERAKFYIEQLLSA; encoded by the coding sequence ATGCTAACTTATGAAGCGCTTCTCGAATACGCGAAGAATAAAGGGATGCCGACAAATAAGATAAGGGGGATTTTGCGCGAATACATCCAAACCCTTATCCTAAAACATTTATATAGGCATCCTTTGGGGAAAAGATCCTATTTTTTAGGTGGGACTTACCTGCGTTTCGTCCACGGGTTTAAAAGGTTCTCGGAAGACCTCGATTTTAACGGTGAAAAATTCAAAAAAAATGAATTCGTGGATATGGCGCATTATGTCCAAAGCGAGTTTGAACGCGAGAACTTGAACAGCGGCGTCGATTTCGATCATCGCGGCAACCTTTTAACCGCGAAATTCACTTTTAATAGGGAGCTTCAAAGCGCTTATCAATTAATAGATGCAAGAGGGCAATTGATGGTAAAGGTCGAGATCCACCAGCCATCATGGGAACTGAAGACCAATGAGGTGGTCGTCAATAACTTCGGGGAAATGTTCCCGATTTTCACTATGACCGATGGCTATATTTTTTGCGAGAAAATGCTGGCATTAAGCACCCACAGAAGGGGCCGCCATGTTTATGATCTTATCATGATGCTTTCAAAAAAATTCCCGGTGGACGATTATATTTTAAGGGAAAAAAAGGTCAATATCTCCCCCAGGGAATTCCTAAAAGAGATCATTTTTGCCATTCCCGATAAAGAGCTTGAAAAGATGGCAAATTCCCTGCGCCCATTTTTATTCGAGGAAAAAGAAGCGGAGTATGTTGAAAGGGCTAAGTTTTACATAGAACAACTATTGTCAGCTTGA